Proteins from a genomic interval of Trifolium pratense cultivar HEN17-A07 linkage group LG6, ARS_RC_1.1, whole genome shotgun sequence:
- the LOC123892104 gene encoding uncharacterized protein LOC123892104 has product MSKPAKFISEGGSSTRPPLFEGNDYYYWKDKMELFLRSQDNYMWEEYDRIMQCKTAKEMWDTLKTHHEGTSRVKETRIDIGVRKFELFEMKEDESIDQMYGRFTIIINELNSLGKTYTTHERVRKILRCLPKEWRHIVTAITESKTLSEVKMEDLIGSLKAHEAILQEDKSPKKKMIALDSQTKECLQQKEILFSKDLLDEDNEEEFALLSRRIQKLMMRRNQMRRTFPNKRSSAKSEVDMSKIQCYECNQFGHYKSDCPKLKKPFAKKSMMATWDELDELPEEEEEQEANVCLMTRSETHEVNAETCSSCQKTEHLFDNLFYDSLTLNKKYDQLQEEVTKISKEKDEYKTENETLKEIIKNMEIAHNRKLEELRESHKEQIKPNIQIENRKLKENISKLENDINKFVKSTKTFENILGSQKCSSSKTGLGFENYNNQKLYKKLFVPNKPIYKCSYCHKEGHLEPFCYRKSRQQNYHRKYFSERSQNILKKQTRNSSYQLKKSHYNTNHQGPRKIWVPKSMLKTNAGMSSHSQEEAMVLGQWLLQTYDWR; this is encoded by the exons atGTCAAAACCTGCAAAGTTTATTTCAGAAGGTGGATCATCAACTAGGCCACCACTATTTGAAGGAAATGACTACTACTACTGGAAAGATAAAATGGAGCTATTCCTAAGATCACAAGATAACTACATGTG ggaagaatatgacaggATCATGCAATGCAAAACTGCTAAAGAAATGTGGGATACTCTCAAAACTCATCATGAAGGAACCAGTCGTGTCAAAGAAACAAGAATTGATATTGGTGTAAGAAAGTTTGAGTTATTTGAGATGAAGGAAGATGAATCCATTGATCAGATGTATGGAAGATTCACTATCATCATAAATGAACTCAACTCTCTTGGAAAAACATACACCACACATGAAAGAGTAAGAAAGATACTAAGATGTCTACCTAAAGAATGGAGGCATATAGTAACAGCCATCACAGAGTCAAAAACTCTCTCTGAAGTTAAAATGGAGGACTTAATTGGTTCTCTTAAAGCTCATGAAGCAATACTTCAAGAGGATAAATCtccaaagaaaaagatgattgcTCTGGACTCTCAAACAAAAGAGTGTCTTCAGCAGAAAGAAATTCTTTTCAGCAAAGACTTGCTTGATGAAGATAATGAAGAAGAATTTGCTCTACTCTCAAGGAGAATTCAAAAACTcatgatgagaagaaatcaaatGAGAAGAACATTTCCAAATAAAAGAAGTAGTGCAAAATCTGAAGTTGACATGAGCAAAATTCAATGCTATGAATGCAATCAATTTGGACACTACAAAAGTGATTgtccaaaactcaaaaaaccTTTTGCAAAGAAATCAATGATGGCAACCTGGGATGAATTAGATGAACTcccagaagaagaagaggaacaagaagcaAATGTATGCCTTATGACAAGATCAGAAACACACGAGGTAAATGCTGAAACTTGTTCTTCTTgtcaaaaaactgaacattTGTTTGATAACTTATTTTATGATAGCTTaactctaaataaaaaatatgatcagCTTCAGGAAGAAGTAACCAAAATTTCCAAAGAAAAGGATGAATATAAAACTGAAAATGAGACATTAAAAGAAATAATCAAAAACATGGAAATTGCTCATAATAGAAAATTAGAAGAACTTAGAGAAAGTCATAAGGAACAAATCAAACCTAACATacaaatagaaaatagaaaactaaaggaaaatatttcaaaGCTTGAAAATGACATAAACAAATTTGTAAAGTCTACTAAAACCTTTGAAAATATTCTAGGATCCCAAAAATGCAGTTCTAGCAAAACAGGCCTAGGTTTTGAAAATTACAACAATCAAAAATTATACAAGAAACTTTTTGTTCCAAATAAACccatatacaaatgctcttactGTCATAAGGAAGGACATCTTGAacctttttgttatagaaaATCTAGACAACAAAATTATCATAGGAAATACTTTTCAGAACGATCTCAGAACATTCTTAAAAAACAGACTAGAAACTCTTCTTATCAACTTAAGAAGAGTCATTATAACACTAACCATCAAGGACCCAGAAAGATATGGGTACCTAAAAGCATGCTAAAAACAAATGCAGGAATGTCTTCTCACAGTCAAGAAGAAGCcatggtacttggacagtggcTGCTCCAGACATATGACTGGAGATAG